The Leguminivora glycinivorella isolate SPB_JAAS2020 chromosome 1, LegGlyc_1.1, whole genome shotgun sequence genome includes a region encoding these proteins:
- the LOC125227627 gene encoding neuroendocrine protein 7B2 gives MGPQETLVLAISIVGVMGFIPHGSIGEKEPMLTEALLREVVERMGKEFNEAASGYLEFPQSERHLALMARATKDLENEQLDYDSLINGDPSPSLRDQEYLQHSSLWGHQYVTGGAAKGQERPGMVPNRQMVKTDAVLPAYCNPPNPCPVGYTEDQGCLIEFENTAAFSREYQLSQRCMCDAEHMFGCPEPESDLELRFPDHKNLVAKKYKPDVENPYLMGERLPIAAKKGFDVNSY, from the exons ATGGGCCCCCAAGAAACTCTGGTTTTGGCGATAAGCATCGTCGGGGTAATGGGGTTTATCCCCCATGGTTCTATTGGGGAAAAG GAGCCCATGCTAACTGAAGCTTTACTTCGGGAAGTGGTGGAGCGAATGGGCAAGGAGTTTAACGAAGCGGCGTCGGGCTACCTGGAGTTTCCCCAGAGCGAGCGCCATCTAGCGCTCATGGCGCGCGCCACCAAAGATCTGGAGAATGAGCAGCTGGACTACGATTCGCTGATCAATGGCGACCCTAGCCCGAGCTTGCGTGACCaggagtacctgcaacacag CTCCCTCTGGGGTCATCAGTACGTGACCGGCGGTGCCGCCAAGGGCCAGGAGAGGCCAGGGATGGTCCCCAACCGCCAGATGGTCAAGACCGACGCCGTACTGCCGGCCTACTGCAATCCACCCAATCCCTGCCCCGTCGGATATACTG AAGACCAAGGTTGTCTCATCGAGTTCGAGAATACGGCGGCGTTCAGCCGAGAGTACCAGCTATCTCAGCGCTGCATGTGTGACGCCGAGCATATGTTCGGCTGCCCAGAACCCGAGTCCGACCTCGAGCTCAGGTTCCCCGACCACAAGAACCTCGTCGCCAAGAAGTATAAGCCCGAC GTAGAAAACCCATATCTTATGGGCGAACGCCTCCCGATCGCAGCCAAAAAAGGTTTCGATGTGAATTCTTATTAA